The Corynebacterium pseudopelargi genome contains a region encoding:
- a CDS encoding MBL fold metallo-hydrolase, producing the protein MSTSESGLRIDRVVTHGIFALDGGEWEVDNNIWVLGDDHDCYIIDAAHDAAPIIEAVGNRNVLGVLCSHAHNDHVNVAPELARHFDTRIFLHPGDAPLWQETHKDLPFEELEQDMAFAISGSKLQVLNTPGHSPGSCAFYLPDAKVLFSGDTLFAGGPGATGRKYSSFDTIIDSIRHKLLTLPGDTEVYTGHGDATEIGKEAPHLQEWIARGH; encoded by the coding sequence ATGAGCACATCTGAATCTGGCCTGCGCATCGACCGCGTCGTCACCCACGGCATCTTCGCCCTTGATGGCGGCGAGTGGGAAGTAGATAACAATATTTGGGTGCTTGGCGACGACCACGACTGCTACATCATCGACGCAGCCCATGATGCCGCGCCGATCATTGAGGCGGTGGGCAACCGCAATGTGCTGGGCGTGTTGTGCTCCCATGCGCACAATGATCACGTCAATGTTGCCCCTGAGCTTGCACGCCACTTTGATACTCGCATCTTCTTGCACCCAGGCGATGCGCCTCTGTGGCAAGAAACCCACAAGGACCTCCCCTTCGAGGAACTTGAGCAGGACATGGCCTTTGCTATTTCAGGCTCGAAGTTGCAGGTGCTTAACACCCCAGGGCACTCCCCTGGCTCTTGCGCCTTCTATCTTCCCGACGCCAAGGTGCTCTTCTCCGGCGACACCCTGTTTGCCGGCGGACCCGGCGCGACTGGCCGCAAGTACAGCTCCTTTGACACGATCATCGACTCGATCCGCCACAAGCTGCTCACCCTGCCGGGCGACACCGAGGTCTATACCGGCCACGGCGATGCCACCGAGATCGGTAAAGAGGCACCGCACCTTCAAGAGTGGATCGCGCGCGGGCACTAG
- a CDS encoding S-(hydroxymethyl)mycothiol dehydrogenase gives MIATEANAPTTSTTICIPEPGPHDVVVKIQACGVCHTDLAYCEGNISDNFPFLLGHEAAGVVEATGSAVEHVQEGDFVVLNWRAVCGECRACKKGEPKYCFNTHNASQPMTLEDGTELEAALGIGAFAEKTLVHEKQCTRVDASADPAAVGLLGCGIMAGLGAAVNTGEIKRGESIAVIGVGGVGMAAIAGAALAGASTIIAIDISDEKLERARKEFGATHTINSKGLSRDALVEKVQELTGGVGVDVAVDAVGRPETYEQAFYIRDLAGRVVMVGVPSPDMKLELPLLDIFGRGGALKSSWYGDCLPERDFPMYTDLFQQGRFPLDSFVDERIGLGDVDAAFDTMKQGKVLRSVVEMEQA, from the coding sequence ATCATCGCCACCGAGGCCAACGCCCCAACCACCTCCACAACCATCTGCATTCCCGAACCAGGCCCGCATGATGTGGTGGTCAAGATCCAGGCCTGCGGCGTGTGCCATACCGATCTGGCCTACTGCGAGGGCAATATCAGTGATAATTTCCCCTTCCTGCTCGGCCACGAGGCCGCCGGGGTGGTAGAGGCCACCGGCTCGGCGGTGGAGCACGTCCAAGAAGGCGATTTTGTGGTGCTGAATTGGCGCGCGGTGTGCGGCGAGTGCCGTGCATGCAAGAAGGGCGAGCCAAAGTACTGCTTTAATACCCACAATGCTTCTCAGCCCATGACCTTAGAAGACGGCACTGAGCTTGAGGCAGCGCTGGGCATTGGCGCTTTTGCAGAAAAGACCCTGGTGCATGAAAAGCAGTGCACCCGCGTGGATGCTTCTGCTGATCCCGCCGCCGTTGGCCTGCTTGGCTGCGGCATCATGGCTGGCCTTGGTGCCGCTGTGAATACCGGCGAGATCAAGCGTGGCGAGTCTATTGCCGTGATCGGCGTGGGCGGCGTTGGCATGGCCGCTATTGCAGGTGCCGCTTTAGCTGGTGCTAGCACCATCATCGCCATCGACATCTCCGATGAGAAGCTAGAAAGGGCCCGGAAGGAATTCGGCGCTACGCACACCATCAATTCCAAGGGTTTAAGCCGCGATGCATTAGTAGAAAAGGTCCAAGAGCTCACCGGCGGTGTTGGTGTAGACGTCGCAGTGGATGCGGTGGGCCGCCCCGAGACTTATGAGCAGGCCTTCTATATCCGTGATCTTGCCGGACGTGTGGTGATGGTGGGGGTGCCTTCGCCTGATATGAAACTCGAATTGCCTTTGCTGGATATCTTTGGCCGCGGTGGCGCTTTGAAGTCTTCTTGGTATGGCGATTGCTTGCCTGAGCGCGACTTCCCCATGTACACCGACCTTTTCCAGCAGGGGCGTTTCCCTTTGGATTCCTTTGTTGATGAGCGCATCGGCTTAGGCGATGTCGATGCTGCCTTTGACACCATGAAGCAAGGCAAGGTCTTGCGATCTGTCGTAGAAATGGAGCAAGCATGA
- a CDS encoding polysaccharide biosynthesis tyrosine autokinase — MRELAMLAGALRRKWWVILLTAVVIAGLVGGWGTLRQQEYRASARLTVTMTGEASSASASYQNNLAAETRIASYVELVRSNLVLDRVSELTGIPVGQLRGMVNASDVKKTVLFDVSATAKSPETASQVARGLAEVYPEVIEELETPKWGPGGPPVVFDENGKAIPFRTGPQAFATIVSDNTQNPSVVPPTRTQMIALGLFVGIIAGLLMGILADLLDRRVRRPEEFITLAPGVPILGEVPQSRSRGEKKGVLLDFRSGHSASAEAMRAARTSMSFVGGDQESRVFLITSALPGEGKTFVSANISRAYSEAGSRVLVIGADLRSPKIGAAFDVPEDVGLSNVLAGQIEFEDVIFSGGDMEPDVIPAGPTPPNPSELLSSKRMQALLEWAREHYDITIIDTPPVDAVTDAVVLAPAADAVVLVARVNVVTRTALARTLENLSIANVTPSGVIVNSVRSGGGSGYGKYGYGYGYGNTKKSNSTDATKAAVAQNKVLAEAPQAGASAALKPQSERHPDTHEFPPVVDEQAPQPSESESGKDAEGRS; from the coding sequence ATGCGCGAATTGGCAATGTTGGCGGGCGCTTTAAGGCGCAAGTGGTGGGTTATCTTGCTTACCGCAGTAGTTATCGCCGGATTGGTCGGCGGCTGGGGCACACTTCGCCAGCAGGAGTACAGGGCCAGCGCTCGACTCACAGTGACCATGACCGGAGAGGCGTCCTCAGCGAGCGCGTCCTATCAGAACAATTTGGCGGCCGAAACCCGCATTGCCTCTTATGTTGAGCTGGTTCGCTCCAATTTGGTGCTCGACCGCGTCTCTGAACTCACCGGGATCCCTGTGGGGCAGCTCAGGGGCATGGTCAATGCTTCTGATGTGAAAAAGACGGTGCTTTTCGACGTCTCCGCTACCGCCAAGAGCCCCGAGACTGCATCTCAGGTTGCTCGCGGGCTAGCGGAGGTTTATCCCGAGGTCATTGAGGAGCTAGAGACGCCTAAGTGGGGGCCTGGAGGGCCACCTGTTGTCTTTGATGAAAACGGCAAAGCCATTCCTTTCCGAACCGGCCCTCAGGCTTTTGCCACGATCGTCTCCGATAACACCCAGAACCCCTCGGTAGTGCCACCTACGCGCACTCAAATGATCGCTCTTGGCCTGTTCGTTGGCATCATTGCCGGTTTGCTCATGGGCATTTTGGCTGACTTGCTTGATCGCCGCGTGCGTCGGCCCGAGGAATTTATCACCCTGGCTCCCGGCGTTCCGATCCTTGGCGAAGTACCTCAATCCCGATCCAGGGGAGAAAAGAAGGGCGTGTTGCTGGACTTCCGCTCCGGCCACTCTGCTTCTGCCGAGGCGATGCGCGCAGCTCGTACATCTATGAGCTTTGTTGGAGGGGATCAGGAGTCTCGCGTATTCCTTATTACCTCTGCGCTACCAGGTGAGGGCAAGACCTTCGTATCCGCCAATATCTCCCGCGCCTATTCAGAGGCGGGAAGCCGCGTCTTGGTTATCGGCGCCGACCTGCGCTCGCCCAAGATCGGTGCAGCCTTCGACGTGCCGGAGGATGTTGGTTTGTCTAACGTGCTGGCAGGACAGATCGAGTTTGAAGATGTGATCTTCTCCGGTGGCGATATGGAACCCGACGTGATCCCCGCAGGCCCAACGCCACCGAACCCCTCCGAGCTGTTGTCGAGCAAGCGAATGCAAGCCCTGCTGGAATGGGCGCGTGAGCACTATGACATCACCATCATCGATACCCCACCGGTCGATGCAGTGACCGACGCCGTGGTGCTGGCACCAGCGGCAGATGCTGTGGTGCTCGTTGCCCGAGTCAATGTGGTGACCCGCACAGCTCTAGCCCGCACCCTGGAAAACCTCTCCATTGCCAATGTCACCCCATCTGGTGTGATCGTCAACAGTGTGCGTAGCGGCGGTGGCTCAGGTTATGGCAAGTACGGCTATGGCTACGGCTACGGCAATACCAAGAAGTCCAATTCAACGGATGCCACCAAGGCTGCCGTTGCCCAAAACAAGGTGCTCGCCGAGGCTCCCCAGGCCGGGGCGAGTGCCGCGCTGAAGCCACAGTCCGAGCGCCACCCAGATACCCACGAATTCCCGCCGGTTGTAGATGAGCAAGCACCACAACCAAGCGAATCTGAGTCGGGCAAGGATGCTGAGGGCAGATCATGA
- a CDS encoding low molecular weight phosphatase family protein — MSSVLFICTANICRSPLAEALWQARGFEASSAGIAARNGMPMHEYSALVLEEQGIAAKDFSSTLVTPVQIANATVVLCMEAAQRSKVLAMSPAAMSKTFTLGEYAAILQDHPGVSTRDAHRQRRGYQAPDVADPIGGTVEDFRTCADTIGALLDIIEANAT, encoded by the coding sequence ATGTCCTCAGTGCTTTTTATTTGTACGGCTAATATCTGCCGTTCACCCTTGGCCGAGGCTTTGTGGCAAGCCAGAGGCTTCGAAGCCTCAAGCGCCGGCATCGCCGCACGCAACGGCATGCCCATGCACGAATATTCAGCCTTGGTGCTAGAAGAGCAGGGCATCGCCGCAAAAGACTTCTCATCAACGTTGGTAACACCGGTGCAAATTGCCAATGCCACTGTGGTGTTGTGCATGGAAGCAGCACAACGCTCAAAAGTGCTAGCTATGTCACCGGCAGCCATGTCCAAGACCTTCACCTTGGGCGAATATGCGGCGATCCTCCAAGACCACCCCGGCGTGAGCACCCGCGATGCGCACAGACAACGTCGCGGATACCAAGCGCCGGATGTTGCAGACCCCATCGGTGGCACCGTGGAGGATTTTCGCACCTGCGCGGATACCATCGGAGCTTTACTCGACATCATTGAAGCTAACGCCACCTAG
- a CDS encoding polysaccharide biosynthesis protein, giving the protein MLFLRATEMVVAQVREHDREPIILYGATQLGRHFVAQLAESEQSEFIVKAVLDEDPQRRGGLIHGMRVRGGLDELAAVAEKTGAKTLVIADAGLSDLTLDRVRDAARAAKMRVLAVPSMQHVDGLSLGNLEDIDVAKFMDREQASLDIEGIRSIISGKRVLVTGAGGSIGSELCRQVYRFDPAELFMLDRDEGGLHHTQLSLTGKALLDDETVILADIRDEAGIRELFCTLRPEVVIHAAALKHQPLLERYPEEAWKTNVLGTEHVLLAAEACGAEIVVNVSTDKAANPCCVLGDSKRMAERLTAARAAAGTPGRWVSVRFGNVLGSRGSVVETFMGQIKRGNALTITDPSVRRYFMTIPEAAQLVLQAALVGRSGETLVLDMGEPMLIEDLARGLMSMAGRNDLRIVYTGLRPGEKMSEELFDVRETAIQGDRHPLVSEVSVAPLSSVPEGNDVREVMEQYARAEQEQGAK; this is encoded by the coding sequence GTGCTCTTTCTTCGCGCAACCGAGATGGTGGTGGCGCAGGTACGCGAGCACGACCGTGAACCGATTATTCTCTATGGGGCTACGCAGCTTGGCAGGCATTTTGTAGCCCAGTTGGCAGAGTCGGAGCAATCCGAATTTATTGTCAAAGCGGTGCTCGACGAGGATCCTCAACGCCGCGGCGGGCTTATTCATGGCATGCGTGTGCGCGGTGGCTTAGATGAGTTGGCCGCTGTTGCAGAAAAGACCGGTGCGAAAACACTGGTCATCGCCGATGCAGGACTGAGCGATTTAACCTTGGATCGCGTTCGCGACGCCGCCCGCGCAGCGAAGATGCGAGTGCTTGCGGTGCCGTCGATGCAGCATGTCGATGGCCTATCCTTGGGCAACCTTGAGGATATTGACGTAGCCAAATTCATGGACCGCGAACAAGCCAGCCTTGATATTGAGGGCATCCGCAGCATCATTAGCGGCAAGCGTGTACTCGTCACCGGTGCGGGCGGTTCCATTGGTTCCGAACTGTGCCGCCAGGTGTATCGCTTTGATCCAGCAGAATTATTCATGCTTGACCGCGACGAGGGAGGCTTGCACCATACGCAGCTCTCATTGACTGGCAAGGCGCTCTTAGACGATGAGACAGTGATCCTGGCTGATATCCGCGACGAGGCCGGAATCCGCGAATTATTCTGCACACTTCGCCCCGAAGTAGTGATTCATGCTGCGGCGCTGAAGCACCAACCACTGCTGGAGCGTTACCCAGAAGAAGCGTGGAAGACGAATGTGCTCGGTACCGAGCATGTGTTGTTGGCCGCCGAGGCCTGTGGCGCAGAAATCGTGGTCAATGTTTCCACCGATAAAGCCGCCAATCCCTGTTGCGTGCTGGGCGATTCGAAGCGAATGGCTGAGCGGCTTACTGCCGCACGTGCAGCGGCTGGCACCCCAGGCCGGTGGGTCTCGGTGCGCTTTGGCAATGTGTTGGGTTCCAGGGGCTCCGTGGTGGAGACCTTCATGGGGCAGATCAAACGCGGTAATGCCTTAACCATTACCGATCCCTCGGTTCGTCGCTACTTTATGACGATCCCCGAGGCAGCACAGTTAGTGCTCCAAGCTGCCTTAGTGGGGCGGTCTGGAGAAACCTTGGTGCTGGATATGGGCGAGCCAATGCTCATTGAGGATCTAGCAAGGGGCCTGATGTCGATGGCCGGTCGCAATGATTTGAGGATCGTGTACACAGGCCTCCGACCAGGAGAAAAGATGTCGGAAGAGCTTTTCGACGTCCGCGAAACCGCAATCCAAGGCGATCGCCACCCGCTCGTAAGCGAGGTAAGTGTAGCGCCGCTAAGCAGCGTGCCAGAAGGAAACGATGTGCGCGAAGTGATGGAGCAATACGCCCGCGCTGAGCAAGAGCAAGGAGCGAAATAA
- a CDS encoding polysaccharide biosynthesis protein, which yields MSKQSEYDARTVLVTGGTGSFGHTVVERILRTQAQEVRVFSRDEAKQDAMRHRLGDDRVSYVIGDVRDAGSLERAMRGVDHVFHAAALKQVPSCEFFPDQAVATNVLGSQNVLEAAEHAGVRSVVCLSTDKAVYPVNAMGMSKALMEKVARAHARRVGGANTTVSCVRYGNVMYSRGSVIPLFVQQLRQGKNLTLTEPRMTRFMMTLAESVDLVERAFRLGKAGDIFIQKAPATTVGDLAEVMCELFDVPANITTIGVRHGEKLHETLATREELAFAEDLGTHLRLPVDNRGLNYEHFADRGVAGLETDQDFDSDLVERMTREQLAAKLLEVPELRGDLLSAGRDLAALDARFGVDASGLVGDPSREKGNWIR from the coding sequence ATGAGCAAGCAATCCGAATACGATGCCCGCACGGTGTTGGTCACCGGCGGCACCGGCAGCTTTGGCCACACCGTTGTTGAGCGGATTCTTCGTACCCAAGCGCAAGAAGTGCGAGTGTTTTCTCGCGACGAAGCTAAACAAGATGCCATGCGCCACCGTCTAGGTGATGATCGCGTGAGTTATGTCATTGGCGATGTTCGCGATGCCGGCTCCTTGGAACGCGCCATGCGCGGAGTAGACCACGTCTTCCATGCCGCCGCCCTCAAGCAAGTACCGAGCTGCGAATTCTTTCCAGATCAAGCCGTAGCCACCAATGTTTTGGGTTCTCAAAACGTGCTTGAAGCTGCAGAACATGCTGGCGTAAGAAGCGTGGTGTGTCTTTCTACCGATAAGGCCGTCTACCCGGTCAATGCGATGGGTATGTCGAAAGCGCTGATGGAAAAGGTAGCTCGGGCGCACGCCAGGCGTGTCGGCGGAGCCAACACCACCGTGAGCTGTGTGCGCTACGGCAACGTGATGTACTCGCGTGGCTCTGTGATCCCTCTATTTGTGCAGCAACTGCGCCAGGGCAAGAACCTCACGCTCACCGAACCGCGCATGACGCGTTTTATGATGACCCTGGCGGAATCAGTGGATCTAGTCGAGCGCGCGTTTCGCCTGGGTAAAGCAGGCGATATCTTCATCCAAAAAGCGCCGGCTACCACCGTGGGCGATTTGGCTGAGGTGATGTGCGAGCTTTTCGACGTCCCCGCGAATATCACCACCATTGGTGTGCGCCACGGCGAAAAGTTGCATGAGACACTGGCAACCCGTGAGGAACTCGCCTTTGCCGAGGATCTGGGCACACACTTGAGGCTTCCGGTAGATAACCGTGGTCTGAACTATGAACACTTTGCCGATCGAGGCGTAGCTGGATTGGAAACCGATCAAGACTTTGATTCCGACCTGGTAGAGCGAATGACGCGCGAACAGCTCGCCGCAAAATTGCTTGAAGTACCCGAACTTCGTGGCGATTTGCTCTCTGCAGGCCGTGACCTTGCAGCTCTCGACGCTCGTTTCGGGGTAGATGCAAGCGGCCTGGTGGGCGATCCAAGCCGTGAGAAAGGAAACTGGATCCGATGA
- a CDS encoding nucleotide sugar dehydrogenase produces MKNNARGKVVVIGQGYVGLPVAVCAAEVGWDVAGIDLDQRKVGLLQQGQSPVEDISDARLEAVANAGRYVASTSYELATDFDIAVISVPTPLRDTRPDLTFIEEAGAALGPFVSPGSTVILESTTYPGTTEELLIPILEQRSGLQAGEDFFVGYSPERIDPGNSRYGLKETPKIVSGIDASSLERVQGFFDTFIERTVAVSGTREAELAKLLENTFRHVNIALVNELAQFAGQLGINVWEAIDAAATKPFGFMKFTPGPGVGGHCLPIDPSYLSWQVESQLGHAFRFVDLANDINNHMPDYVVQRVQDLLNDQERSLKGSTVLLAGVAYKPNTGDVREAPSLRIIELLQARGANVVAADPFVPEHLWPKAVERWDLERADQANVVVVINDHEGFDLSGLAQLGVPVFDTRNVVPDSPNVVRL; encoded by the coding sequence ATGAAGAACAATGCACGCGGCAAAGTAGTGGTCATTGGCCAGGGCTATGTTGGTTTGCCAGTCGCGGTCTGTGCCGCAGAGGTCGGATGGGACGTAGCTGGCATCGACCTAGACCAGCGCAAAGTCGGCCTCTTGCAGCAAGGGCAATCGCCGGTAGAAGATATCAGCGATGCGCGCCTTGAAGCGGTTGCCAATGCTGGGCGCTACGTTGCGTCGACAAGCTATGAGCTAGCAACTGACTTCGATATCGCCGTGATCTCGGTGCCCACCCCCTTGCGCGATACTCGCCCGGATCTCACCTTTATTGAAGAAGCCGGTGCGGCACTCGGGCCTTTCGTAAGCCCCGGATCGACCGTCATCTTAGAATCAACCACCTACCCAGGCACCACGGAGGAACTGCTCATCCCGATCCTGGAGCAGCGATCCGGGCTTCAAGCGGGCGAGGATTTCTTCGTTGGTTATTCACCCGAGCGCATCGACCCAGGCAATAGTCGCTATGGCTTAAAAGAAACGCCCAAGATCGTCTCCGGCATCGATGCCTCCTCGCTTGAACGAGTCCAGGGATTTTTCGATACCTTCATCGAACGCACCGTTGCCGTTTCCGGCACCCGCGAAGCAGAGCTTGCAAAACTGCTGGAAAACACCTTCCGGCACGTCAATATCGCACTGGTGAATGAGCTTGCACAATTTGCCGGCCAATTAGGAATTAACGTATGGGAGGCGATCGACGCCGCTGCCACCAAACCCTTTGGGTTTATGAAGTTCACACCAGGTCCAGGCGTTGGCGGGCACTGCCTTCCCATTGATCCCTCCTACCTTTCCTGGCAGGTTGAATCCCAATTGGGCCATGCCTTCCGCTTTGTAGACCTGGCCAATGACATCAATAACCACATGCCCGACTATGTGGTCCAGCGCGTCCAGGACCTGCTCAACGATCAAGAGCGATCACTCAAAGGTTCCACCGTGCTGCTGGCAGGTGTGGCCTATAAACCAAACACCGGCGACGTGCGCGAAGCACCCTCATTGCGCATCATCGAACTGCTCCAAGCCCGTGGTGCCAACGTGGTGGCGGCAGACCCCTTTGTGCCTGAGCACCTTTGGCCAAAGGCGGTAGAACGCTGGGACCTGGAACGGGCAGACCAGGCCAATGTGGTTGTGGTGATCAATGATCACGAAGGATTCGATCTTTCTGGCTTAGCCCAGCTTGGAGTACCGGTATTTGATACCCGCAACGTGGTACCGGATAGCCCGAACGTGGTGCGCCTATGA
- a CDS encoding glycosyltransferase: MSLKRNSAKTIIDTAGATNGGARRFLLELQDYLQRHPREDVRLIGGERLSSTWLVQREWQALGAKKIALNNASFFGPIGERTVLLRNALHFASEEEFAQLGYTPSEHMRKQIPVIRALAHRADRIVVPCHAMAERVAKHAPKLEDRIQVRMHPVSPRGWAEMQPENDLILVPIVPQSYKRLDLHIPALLEAVEQSATKVAVTAFPGDIPEADGHPNYQPIGLMPAEDLAQWWGRAKAIFFPPTLESFGYALAEARCGGRAVIAPDSQQNREIAGGALSAYGADSTLAQATAHALQANIPAEPEPFDPDAYFDWLLG, encoded by the coding sequence ATGAGCCTGAAGCGAAACTCAGCAAAGACGATCATCGATACCGCAGGCGCCACAAACGGCGGCGCCAGACGCTTTCTCCTTGAGCTTCAAGATTATCTGCAGCGCCACCCCCGCGAAGACGTGCGCTTGATTGGTGGCGAGCGGCTTTCTTCCACATGGCTTGTGCAACGCGAATGGCAAGCCCTAGGAGCAAAAAAGATTGCGCTAAATAATGCATCATTTTTTGGTCCTATCGGTGAGCGAACCGTGCTTTTGCGCAACGCCTTGCACTTCGCCAGCGAAGAAGAATTTGCCCAGCTCGGCTACACCCCCAGCGAGCACATGCGTAAACAGATCCCAGTGATTCGGGCGCTTGCGCATCGAGCAGACCGGATCGTGGTGCCGTGCCACGCCATGGCCGAGCGCGTGGCCAAGCATGCACCGAAGCTAGAAGATCGTATCCAGGTGCGGATGCACCCCGTCTCACCGCGGGGCTGGGCTGAGATGCAGCCAGAAAACGACCTCATTTTGGTGCCGATTGTTCCACAATCCTATAAGCGCCTTGACCTGCACATTCCAGCCTTACTAGAGGCGGTAGAGCAAAGCGCAACCAAAGTCGCTGTCACAGCCTTCCCAGGTGATATCCCAGAAGCCGATGGGCATCCCAATTACCAACCCATTGGGCTTATGCCTGCCGAGGATTTGGCGCAGTGGTGGGGTAGAGCCAAGGCCATTTTCTTTCCACCAACCCTGGAATCCTTTGGCTACGCCCTAGCCGAAGCGCGCTGCGGTGGTCGTGCCGTGATCGCCCCGGATAGCCAGCAGAATAGGGAAATCGCAGGTGGTGCGCTAAGTGCCTATGGGGCAGATAGCACGCTTGCCCAAGCAACAGCCCATGCACTGCAGGCCAATATCCCAGCAGAACCGGAACCCTTTGACCCAGATGCCTATTTTGATTGGCTGCTGGGCTAG
- a CDS encoding glycosyltransferase family 4 protein, with protein MKLHIITSLWPSRANPISGIFVAEHVSALREQGHEVWVTVVSPRKSEWLEIAGVTPHYVRTLHLPVRFHRLHRPINTKLAARVAKWTLPKPDVDALIVHNQIPLGFCVPWWQSKPLPTAVIVHGDNPPLNDPDNAAWMRKHLPDIPEHVKVLPVGKTVVPFLENLGVRHHTVLGNGTKYAEKAAGSSTPKLVVSISNMHKGKALDVLIDAFGLLDASWRLRIVGDGPERRALEDQVEALGIGQRVEFLGRLDREATLAVLDGADLFALPSTREPFGVVYLEAAMRSIPPVGCFGTGAEEIINDGVTGRLVPKRDPEALAAALEDMWEKRDALGDAAREDALGKTWHHYNEQLLAILGFPS; from the coding sequence ATGAAACTGCACATTATTACCTCGTTGTGGCCATCACGCGCTAACCCCATCAGCGGCATTTTCGTAGCTGAACACGTATCCGCTTTGCGTGAACAAGGCCATGAAGTATGGGTCACGGTGGTTTCGCCAAGAAAGAGCGAATGGCTTGAGATCGCTGGTGTTACCCCGCACTATGTGCGCACCCTGCACCTGCCTGTTCGTTTTCACAGGCTCCATAGGCCAATCAACACCAAGCTCGCCGCCCGGGTTGCTAAGTGGACCTTGCCTAAGCCAGACGTCGATGCACTTATTGTGCACAATCAAATACCGCTGGGATTTTGTGTTCCGTGGTGGCAATCGAAGCCCTTGCCTACTGCCGTAATCGTGCACGGAGATAATCCGCCACTCAACGACCCAGATAACGCGGCTTGGATGCGTAAGCACCTTCCAGATATCCCCGAGCATGTGAAGGTCCTTCCGGTTGGTAAGACGGTCGTGCCGTTTCTAGAAAACCTCGGGGTGCGCCACCACACTGTGTTAGGAAATGGCACCAAATACGCCGAGAAGGCTGCTGGCAGTAGCACGCCTAAGCTTGTCGTGAGCATTTCTAATATGCACAAGGGCAAAGCCTTGGATGTGCTCATTGATGCCTTTGGGTTGCTCGATGCTAGCTGGCGGCTGCGCATCGTAGGCGATGGGCCAGAACGCCGCGCACTCGAAGATCAAGTAGAGGCGCTGGGCATTGGCCAGCGCGTGGAATTCTTAGGCCGGCTTGATCGCGAAGCCACCCTAGCTGTACTCGATGGTGCTGATCTTTTTGCTTTGCCTTCTACCCGTGAACCTTTTGGTGTGGTGTATCTCGAGGCTGCCATGCGTAGCATCCCTCCGGTTGGCTGCTTTGGCACCGGAGCCGAGGAGATCATCAACGATGGCGTCACTGGCCGTCTCGTGCCAAAGCGCGACCCAGAGGCCCTAGCTGCAGCGCTAGAAGATATGTGGGAAAAGCGAGATGCCCTCGGGGATGCGGCACGCGAGGATGCTTTAGGTAAAACCTGGCACCACTACAACGAGCAGTTATTAGCAATCCTCGGATTCCCCTCGTAG